One region of Aeromicrobium sp. Sec7.5 genomic DNA includes:
- a CDS encoding ribonuclease J, whose amino-acid sequence MSHLHLDLTTPPPLPEGALRVFALGGLGEIGRNMTVFEYGGKLLIVDCGVLFPDEHHPGVDLILPDFQPIRDRLSDVVAIVLTHGHEDHIGAVPYLLRERGNIPVVGSELTLALLAPKLKEHRLKEVPRHIVKEGDTLQFGPFGTEFVAVNHSIPDALAVAITTPAGVALHTGDFKMDQLPLDGRITDLRAFARLGEAGVDLFLTDSTNAEVPGFTTPERDITPAIDAVFARSEKRIIVASFASHVHRVQQVLDMAAKHGRKVAYVGRSMVRNMQIARELGYLHVPDGVVVDKIDAAPPEKMVLMSTGSQGEPMAALSRMANRSHQQVELEPGDTVLMASSVIPGNENSISRVIDGLTKLGANVVHKGNALVHVSGHASAGELLYCYNIVQPTNVMPVHGEIRHLHANGALARKTGVPNVLLAEDGYVIDLVDGHASITGAFDCGYVYVDGSSIGDISDSDLKDRRVLGEEGFISVVVVVNSATGKVVSGPEIHARGIAEDDSVFDAVRPKIAGALEDALSEGTRDTAQLQQVVRRTLGSYAGRTLRRRPMIVPIVIEA is encoded by the coding sequence ATGAGCCATCTCCACCTGGATCTGACCACCCCGCCGCCCCTGCCGGAGGGTGCCCTGCGTGTCTTCGCGCTCGGCGGCCTCGGCGAGATCGGTCGCAACATGACCGTGTTCGAGTACGGCGGCAAGCTGCTGATCGTCGACTGCGGTGTGCTGTTCCCCGACGAGCACCACCCGGGCGTCGACCTGATCCTGCCGGACTTCCAGCCGATCCGTGACCGCCTCTCCGACGTCGTCGCCATCGTTCTGACGCACGGGCACGAGGACCACATCGGGGCCGTCCCGTACCTGCTGCGCGAGCGCGGCAACATCCCCGTCGTCGGCTCGGAGCTGACCTTGGCCCTGCTGGCGCCGAAGCTGAAGGAGCACCGTCTGAAGGAGGTGCCGCGCCACATCGTCAAGGAGGGCGACACGCTGCAGTTCGGGCCGTTCGGCACCGAGTTCGTGGCGGTCAACCACTCGATCCCCGATGCGCTGGCCGTGGCGATCACGACCCCGGCGGGCGTCGCGCTGCACACGGGTGACTTCAAGATGGATCAGCTGCCGCTCGACGGCCGCATCACCGACCTGCGGGCGTTCGCGCGCCTCGGTGAGGCCGGGGTCGACCTGTTCCTGACCGACTCGACCAACGCCGAGGTCCCCGGGTTCACCACCCCCGAGCGTGACATCACGCCCGCGATCGACGCCGTCTTCGCGCGCAGCGAGAAGCGCATCATCGTCGCGTCGTTCGCCTCCCACGTGCACCGCGTGCAGCAGGTGCTCGACATGGCGGCCAAGCACGGCCGCAAGGTCGCCTACGTCGGCCGGTCGATGGTGCGGAACATGCAGATCGCCCGCGAGCTCGGCTACCTCCACGTGCCCGACGGCGTCGTCGTCGACAAGATCGACGCGGCTCCGCCGGAGAAGATGGTCCTGATGTCGACCGGTTCGCAGGGCGAGCCCATGGCCGCCCTGTCGCGCATGGCGAACAGGAGCCACCAGCAGGTCGAGCTCGAGCCCGGTGACACCGTGCTCATGGCCTCGTCGGTCATCCCCGGCAACGAGAACTCGATCTCGCGGGTCATCGACGGCCTCACCAAGCTCGGCGCCAACGTCGTGCACAAGGGCAACGCGCTCGTGCACGTCTCGGGTCACGCGTCGGCCGGCGAGCTCCTGTACTGCTACAACATCGTGCAGCCGACCAACGTCATGCCCGTGCACGGCGAGATCCGCCACCTGCACGCCAACGGAGCGCTGGCCCGCAAGACTGGCGTCCCCAACGTGCTGCTGGCCGAGGACGGCTACGTCATCGACCTGGTCGACGGCCACGCCTCGATCACGGGTGCCTTCGACTGCGGCTACGTCTACGTCGACGGGTCCTCGATCGGCGACATCTCCGACTCCGACCTCAAGGACCGCCGGGTCCTGGGTGAGGAGGGCTTCATCTCGGTCGTCGTGGTGGTCAACTCCGCCACGGGCAAGGTCGTGTCGGGCCCGGAGATCCACGCGCGTGGCATCGCCGAGGACGACAGCGTCTTCGACGCGGTACGTCCGAAGATCGCCGGGGCCCTGGAGGACGCGCTCTCGGAGGGCACGCGCGACACCGCCCAGCTGCAGCAGGTCGTGCGCCGCACGCTCGGCTCGTACGCCGGTCGTACGCTGCGTCGCCGCCCGATGATCGTGCCGATCGTCATCGAGGCCTGA